The Mycobacterium sp. EPa45 genomic interval GTAGCCGGGCCGCCGACGACAATGATGCCGCCACCGTTGCCGTCGGAATCCAGATTCAGGCTCACGCGCGGATGCGCGTCGATGTGGCGCACCTTGGCCGCGCTCGGCATCGTGTAGACGAGGACATCGGTGCCGTCGAAGAAGAACCACACCAGCTTGGGCACCGGCTGGCCGGATTTGGCCACCGTTGTCAGCCAGCCGTACTTGTCGTGGGTGAGCCGATCGACCACCTCTGAAGTCAGTTCAGTTGCCATAACGCCGAATGTAGTCTCAGCTCATGACACTCGATCTGACCGTTGATGAACTTCTGACTTCCACCCGATCGGTGCGCAAGCGGCTCGACTTCGACCGGCCCGTGCCGCGCGAGGTGCTGATGGAGTGTCTGGATCTGGCCCTGCAGGCGCCGACAGGCTCCAATGCCCAAGGCTGGCAGTGGGTCTTCGTCGAGGACCCCGCCAAGAAGAAGGCGCTGGCCGATATCTACCGGGCCACCGGCACGCCCTACCTCGACATGCCCGCGCCGGTCCGCGGCGACATGCGCGATGCACAGATGGACTCGGTGCTCAGCTCGGCCAAGTACCTCAATGAGAACCTCGAGAAGGCTCCGGTGTTCCTGATCCCGTGCCTGGAAGGCCGCCCGGACGGCGCCCCCGCCGGCATGCAGGCGTCCTACTGGGGTTCCCTCATCCCCGCCGTCTGGAGTTTCATGCTGGCCCTGCGGTCGCGGGGGCTGGGCTCGGCGTACACGACGCTGCACCTGATCGGGGACGGCGAAAAGCAGGCCGCCGAACTGCTCGGCATCCCGTTCGACCGGTACACCCAGGGCGGCCTCTGGCCCATCGCTTACACCAAGGGCACCGACTTCAAGAAGGCCAAGCGGCTGCCGGCCGAGGAGCTCACCCACTGGGACACCTGGTGAGCTAGATCCCACCTTCGAAGCCGTGCTGGCGCCACGCTTCGTAGGCCACCACCGCGGCGGCGTTCGACAGATTCAGCGACCGCCGGCCCGCCAGCATCGGGATCCGCACCTGTTGGGTGATGTGCGGGTCGGCGAGCGTCGCCGCATCCAAACCCGTCGGCTCCGGTCCGAACAGCATGACGTCGCCCGGCTCGTAGGCGATATCGAACGACGACCGCGTGGCATGCGCGGTGAACGCGTATACCCGCGCGCCGGCCACCGCGGCCCACGCCTGCTCCAGGTTGGCGTGAACCGTCACCGACGCCAGGTCGTGATAGTCCAGGCCGGCCCGGCGGAGCTTCGGTTCGGAAAGGTCGAACCCCAACGGCTCCACCAGATGCAATTCACATCCGGTCGCCGCGACCATGCGGATGGCATTACCGGTGTTCGGTGCGATCCGCGGCGAATAGAACATCAGCCTGAACACGACCACCCTCCGGTCACGCGGATAATGGCGGCATGGTCGAGACCAGTCTTTGGATGCAGAAAGTCGCGGCTGATCCGGGACATTCGCGTTGGTACATCGAGCGTTTCCGCGCGATGGAGCGCGCCGGTGACGACGTGGTCGGCGAAGCCCGGTTCGTCGACGCACTGGCGCGTCGAGGCTCCCATATTCTCGACGCCGGCTGTGGCTCCGGCCGGGTAGGCGGCTACCTGGCCGGCGTCGGTCACCGGGTGGTCGGGGTCGACGTCGATCCAGCACTCGTCGAGGCGGCCGAACACGATCATCCCGGCCCGCGCTGGCTCGTTGGTGACCTCGCCGAATTGGACCTGCCTGCGCGCGGCATCGCCGAGCAGTTCGACATCATCGTGTCGGCGGGCAACGTGATGACGTTCCTCGCGCCGAGCACCCGGGTGCAGGTGCTGTCGCGACTGCGTGCTCACCTCAAGGCTGGCGGGCGTGCGGTCATCGGCTTCGGCGCCGGGCGCGAGTACTCCTACAGCCAGTTCCTGGACGACGCCGTCGAAGCCGGGTTCGCCGTCGATCTGCTGCTGTCCACCTGGGATGTGCGGCCGTTTACCGATGACTCCGACTTTCTCGTCGCGCTGCTCAAGCCAGCTTAGGCAATTCGTGTGAGTTGATGATCTCAGTTGTGCCGCAGCGCAATTTGCTCGGCACCCCGCAACGTGAATTGACCGGGGGTCACCGGTATCTCTCTGTTCAGTAACGACTCTGGAGATGCTGGGCATTGGCTGTCATACTCGACGAATTGCCAGGGGTTATGCGCAGCTCCGTTGTGGGCAACACGGGCAGCGATGACCAGGAAGTCACCGATGATTCAGACTCAACAGCCAACAACCGTGCCGCCGAAGCGGCCGTCGCGGTGGTCGCTGGGCAACTGGCCCGTGCGGGGCAAAGTGTTTGCGATCGTGGCCGTTCCGCTGGCGCTGGCGCTCGCCTTTGCCGGCGCCCGCATCTGGGATGGCGTGAATTCGGCGCGGGATCTGCAGGTCGCCGCCGATCGCGTCCAGATGATCCCGGTGATCGAGAGCTACGTCGGTGCGCTGCAGGGCGTGCTTCTGGCGTACTCGTCGAACGGGGACACCCAATCGGCGGCAAACACATTCGACAAGAACAAGGCCGCACTACAGAACAAGCTGAACAGCACCGACGTCGCACCCGACGTCCGGACCGGCGTGACCAACCTGCTCACCGGTGGCCAACAGCTGGTGGGCGCGGTGTCGGCCAACACCATCGGGCTGCGTGACCGGATCACCGGCTACGCGCCGATCCTGCTGACCGCCGAGGACGCCATCAACGGATCGGTGCGCCTGGACGACGAAAAACTGCTCGCTCAGACCCAGGGCCTGAGCCGTGCGGTCGGCGCTCGCGGACAGATGTTCATGCAGGAGCTGCTCGTCGAACAGGGCGGCGACCTGCCCGAGCCGGAGCTGCGCACGTCGATGATCACGCTGGCCGGCACGGAACCCTCGACGTTGTTCGGAATGAGCCAGGTGCTCGGCGTCGGCTCTCCGGAGGCCAAGACGCTGCAGAGCCAGATGGTCGGCCGGATGGGCATCATGTCCAGCCCTGACGCCACCCTGGCCGGCAATGCCGACCTGCGTCAGTCGCTGCAGGCCACCGACGCCATCGCGGAGAAGGTCGTCGCGAGCACCACCGATGAGGTCACCTCGTCGGTGCAGCAGATGGCGACCGACCGCAGGCACGCCGTCATCCGCGACGCCCTGCTGGTGCTGGCCGCGTTCATCGCGGCGCTGGTCGTGGTGTACCTGGTCGCGCGGTCCCTGGTCCGTCCGCTGCGCATTCTGCGCGACAGCGCGTTGCGCGTCGCGCACACCGATCTGGAGCAGGGCATCGCCCGGGTCCGGGCCGGCGACGAGCGTGAACCCGAGCCGCTGCCGGTCTACACCACCGAGGAGGTCGGCCAGGTCGCCCATGCGGTCGACGAGCTGCACACCCAGGCACTGCTGCTGGCCGGTGACGAGGCCCGGCTGCGGCTGGTGATCAACGAGATGTTCGAGACGATGTCGCGCCGCAATCGCTCGCTGGTCGACCAGCAGCTCTCGCTCATCGACCGGCTGGAACGCAATGAGAAGGATCCCGAGCGGCTCGACAACCTCTTCCGGCTCGATCACCTGGCCACCCGGATGCGCCGCATCGGCTCCAACCTGCTGGTGCTGGCGGGTGCGCAGGTGTCCCGCGACCACCGCGAGTCCTTGCCGTTGGCCAATGCCGTCAACGCCGCGGTCTCCGAAGTCGAGGACTACAAGCGGGTGGAGGTCGGCGAGGTGCCAGACTCGGCCCTGATCGGGCGCGTCTCCGCCGACGCGGTACACATGCTCGCCGAATTGATCGACAACGCACTGCGCTATTCACCGCCGATCTCGCCGGTGCGTGTCAGCGCGGGGCACACCAGTAACGCCGGGGTACTGATCGAGGTGCACGACGACGGCATCGGCATGACCGACAGCGACCTGCGGATCGCCAACATGCGGCTGCACGCCGGCGGCGAGGTCAGCCAGGACAACACCCGGCACATGGGCCTGTTCGTGGTTGGCCGGCTGGCGCACATGCACGGCATGGAGGTGCGGCTGCGCAACGCCGTCGAGGGGGAGCCGTCGTCGGGGACCACCGCCGAGCTCTACATCCCGGCCAAACTGCTCGAGCACGGCGAGGCGATCGGGGACGACGCCCGCCGCTACGACGCGCCGACTGAACCAGCTGTCGAGGAAGACGCGCCCGCCGCGCCGTTCCCGGCGGTGGTCGAGCCCGGCGTCGTCGACTCGAGCGGCCTACCGCGACGCTCACCGGGTTCCAGCGGGATCACCGGCGCGCCAACGCCACAACCGAAGCCCGAGCCCGAACCCGAGCCGCAGCCCTCACTGTGGTTCGCCGACGCGGGATCCGTTGCCGAGAACGAGCACGCCTCGGACACCTCGCGCTTCTTCACCGCGCGTGCCCGCGCCGAGGAGGCGCGCGAGGAGCACCTCGACATCAGCGACATGGATGTGCTGGCCGCCGACCTGTCGGCACCCGATTTCGAGGACACCGACACCGACTTCATCTACCAGAAAATGCTCAACGAGCTGATGGTCGACCCGCACACCATCGCGGTGCCTCAGGATTGGAAGTCGGTGTGGGACAACGGCTGGGAGACCGCAGCCGAGGTGGACAACGTGCCGGTGCAGGACCACACCGAACACGGCCTGCCGGTGCGCGATCCCGGCGCCCGGCTGGTGCCCGGCGCCGCGGAGCCGGTCTCGGCACCTGCTCTCCCGCAACGTGATCCCGACGCGGTCCGGTCCTCGTTCAGCAGCCACTTCGGTGGCGTGCGGGCCGCGCGTTCCGACCTCCAGGCCGGGTCCGCAGAGAACGGAAAAGACCACACATGACCTTGCCCCAGCGGCCACAGAACAATTCACTCGACTGGCTGGTTTCCAACTTCGCCCGTGAGGTGCCCGGTGTCTCACACGCGGTGCTGGTGTCGGTCGACGGGCTGCTGATCGCGGCCAGCGAGCAACTGCCGCGGGAACGCGCCGAGCAGCTCGCCGCGGTGACGTCCGGCCTGGCCAGCCTGGCCGCCGGGGCCGCGCAGCTCTTCGAGGCGGGCCAGGTCCTGCAATCGGTGGTCGAGATGGCCGGCGGCTTCCTGCTGGTCATGCGGGTGGGCGACGGATCTCACCTGGCCACACTGGCCGCTCCGAACTGTGACATCGGCCAAATCGGTTACGAGATGGCGGTTTTGGTTGAACGAGTGGGCAATGTCGTCTCGTCGTCACGGCGGGCCGCGCAACCGTCGTGACCGGTGATGCCGAGGCGAACCTGGTGCGCCCCTACACGCTGACCGCGGGACGCACCGACACCTCCGTCGAACTCCCGATCGAGGCGCCGATCACCACGATGCCGTCGGCGGAAGAGCAGCACTGGCCGTCGGGTGACATGCGCGGGCGCATCTGCGAGCTGTGCGTCGACCGCCCATCTGTGGCCGAAATCTCAGCGCTATTGGATCTTCCGCTCGGCGTCGCGCGCGTCCTCGTCGGTGACCTGGTGACGGCGGGTTATCTTCGGGTAGAGACCACTTTGACCGACCGCTCGACATCGGACGAGCGCCGCAGCCTGATAGGAAGGACCCTTCGTGGCCTACGAGCCCTCTGAGGGGCGATCATCCGCGTCGACGAAGATCGTCGTCGCAGGTGGGTTCGGCGCAGGCAAGACCACATTCGTCGGGGCGGTGTC includes:
- a CDS encoding TIGR03667 family PPOX class F420-dependent oxidoreductase — its product is MATELTSEVVDRLTHDKYGWLTTVAKSGQPVPKLVWFFFDGTDVLVYTMPSAAKVRHIDAHPRVSLNLDSDGNGGGIIVVGGPATVDSEDADPRDDAPYWAKYGALSDQFGLTASMGSFNLRLRISIDKVWTTPTE
- a CDS encoding nitroreductase family protein, whose protein sequence is MTLDLTVDELLTSTRSVRKRLDFDRPVPREVLMECLDLALQAPTGSNAQGWQWVFVEDPAKKKALADIYRATGTPYLDMPAPVRGDMRDAQMDSVLSSAKYLNENLEKAPVFLIPCLEGRPDGAPAGMQASYWGSLIPAVWSFMLALRSRGLGSAYTTLHLIGDGEKQAAELLGIPFDRYTQGGLWPIAYTKGTDFKKAKRLPAEELTHWDTW
- a CDS encoding tRNA (cytidine(34)-2'-O)-methyltransferase, with product MFRLMFYSPRIAPNTGNAIRMVAATGCELHLVEPLGFDLSEPKLRRAGLDYHDLASVTVHANLEQAWAAVAGARVYAFTAHATRSSFDIAYEPGDVMLFGPEPTGLDAATLADPHITQQVRIPMLAGRRSLNLSNAAAVVAYEAWRQHGFEGGI
- a CDS encoding bifunctional 2-polyprenyl-6-hydroxyphenol methylase/3-demethylubiquinol 3-O-methyltransferase UbiG; the encoded protein is MVETSLWMQKVAADPGHSRWYIERFRAMERAGDDVVGEARFVDALARRGSHILDAGCGSGRVGGYLAGVGHRVVGVDVDPALVEAAEHDHPGPRWLVGDLAELDLPARGIAEQFDIIVSAGNVMTFLAPSTRVQVLSRLRAHLKAGGRAVIGFGAGREYSYSQFLDDAVEAGFAVDLLLSTWDVRPFTDDSDFLVALLKPA
- a CDS encoding sensor histidine kinase; amino-acid sequence: MIQTQQPTTVPPKRPSRWSLGNWPVRGKVFAIVAVPLALALAFAGARIWDGVNSARDLQVAADRVQMIPVIESYVGALQGVLLAYSSNGDTQSAANTFDKNKAALQNKLNSTDVAPDVRTGVTNLLTGGQQLVGAVSANTIGLRDRITGYAPILLTAEDAINGSVRLDDEKLLAQTQGLSRAVGARGQMFMQELLVEQGGDLPEPELRTSMITLAGTEPSTLFGMSQVLGVGSPEAKTLQSQMVGRMGIMSSPDATLAGNADLRQSLQATDAIAEKVVASTTDEVTSSVQQMATDRRHAVIRDALLVLAAFIAALVVVYLVARSLVRPLRILRDSALRVAHTDLEQGIARVRAGDEREPEPLPVYTTEEVGQVAHAVDELHTQALLLAGDEARLRLVINEMFETMSRRNRSLVDQQLSLIDRLERNEKDPERLDNLFRLDHLATRMRRIGSNLLVLAGAQVSRDHRESLPLANAVNAAVSEVEDYKRVEVGEVPDSALIGRVSADAVHMLAELIDNALRYSPPISPVRVSAGHTSNAGVLIEVHDDGIGMTDSDLRIANMRLHAGGEVSQDNTRHMGLFVVGRLAHMHGMEVRLRNAVEGEPSSGTTAELYIPAKLLEHGEAIGDDARRYDAPTEPAVEEDAPAAPFPAVVEPGVVDSSGLPRRSPGSSGITGAPTPQPKPEPEPEPQPSLWFADAGSVAENEHASDTSRFFTARARAEEAREEHLDISDMDVLAADLSAPDFEDTDTDFIYQKMLNELMVDPHTIAVPQDWKSVWDNGWETAAEVDNVPVQDHTEHGLPVRDPGARLVPGAAEPVSAPALPQRDPDAVRSSFSSHFGGVRAARSDLQAGSAENGKDHT
- a CDS encoding roadblock/LC7 domain-containing protein translates to MTLPQRPQNNSLDWLVSNFAREVPGVSHAVLVSVDGLLIAASEQLPRERAEQLAAVTSGLASLAAGAAQLFEAGQVLQSVVEMAGGFLLVMRVGDGSHLATLAAPNCDIGQIGYEMAVLVERVGNVVSSSRRAAQPS
- a CDS encoding DUF742 domain-containing protein: MTGDAEANLVRPYTLTAGRTDTSVELPIEAPITTMPSAEEQHWPSGDMRGRICELCVDRPSVAEISALLDLPLGVARVLVGDLVTAGYLRVETTLTDRSTSDERRSLIGRTLRGLRAL